A genomic segment from Triplophysa dalaica isolate WHDGS20190420 chromosome 22, ASM1584641v1, whole genome shotgun sequence encodes:
- the LOC130411307 gene encoding protocadherin alpha-C2 → METHSSVLSRRWHLSLLVLPAMWTVALAVTRYSIPEEIPVGSVVANIASDLGLEANTLAERKVKLDHIHSKKYLEINKDTGELFIAEKIDREYVCPAKTSSFCFLKMDVIIESPVRIFNIELEIMDINDNAPQFRRERIPLDISESATPGERLSLTNAVDADVGENSIETYYLSESDEFTIEIQSGSDGTKYVDLVLKANLDREKQAVHTLTLTAVDGGIPARSGTASIIIKVLDTNDNAPQFDLQVYSVDLIENAPAGTLILQLNATDSDEGTNAEITYSFTLYTPEKTQEKFSLDPNSGEIRVKDVIDFEEVKSFEMYVEAKDKAVNPQSGQCKILVFITDLNDNYPEITINSFQGSIKESDPIGTVIALISVSDRDSGDNGKLLISIQNAEALPFGLNKSSEDFFALTVTESLDREKIPKYNIVLHVTDRGTPPLNDNEMISVEIQDVNDNAPVFSQTHYTIHLLENNEPGALLSSLTAHDPDLHENQYLVYVIIEKEIANTSISMLFSINPENGNLYALRTFDYEREKEFLFHIEARDSGVPSLSSNVTVHIIILDQNDNTPLIVSPWRPQGSVIEEIIPRSADKGSLVTKVIALDGDSMQNSRITYQFLQITDTTLFSLDQYNGEVRTTRMFSYRDPKHQRVVIIAKDNGEPPRSATVTIKVSTVEQMVTHFTETTEVPIEYDLFTDLNLYLLIGLGSVLFLLLITILVICVLKCQEPKPSKAATQGRNSIISQRNSTIADSTLISSDAYWYSLFLAETRKGKVVVRQPLPNGTGFIVSSIPGSAALTETSASRSTLQESSSDLP, encoded by the exons GTAACAAGATACTCCATCCCCGAAGAAATTCCAGTGGGCTCCGTGGTCGCAAACATCGCCTCCGATCTGGGCCTCGAAGCGAACACCCTCGCTGAGCGAAAGGTAAAGCTGGATCATATTCACAGTAAGAAGTATCTAGAGATAAATAAAGACACAGGAGAACTGTTTATAGCCGAGAAAATCGACAGGGAGTATGTATGCCCCGCCAAGACatcatcattttgttttctaaagaTGGATGTTATTATCGAGAGTCCAGTTCGCATCTTTAATATCGAATTGGAAATCATGGACATAAATGACAATGCGCCTCAGTTCAGGAGGGAGAGGATACCGCTTGATATTTCGGAATCAGCGACGCCCGGGGAGAGGTTATCTTTAACGAATGCAGTGGATGCTGATGTGGGAGAAAACTCTATCGAAACCTATTATCTGAGTGAGAGCGACGAGTTTACCATTGAGATTCAATCTGGGAGTGATGGAACTAAATACGTGGACTTGGTACTAAAAGCAAATTTAGATAGAGAAAAGCAAGCTGTGCATACGTTGACGCTCACCGCTGTGGATGGTGGCATACCTGCTCGCTCAGGGACAGCCAGTATTATCATTAAAGTGTTGGACACCAACGATAACGCGCCACAGTTCGATCTGCAAGTTTACTCGGTTGATTTGATCGAAAATGCACCTGCTGGGACACTTATATTGCAGCTGAACGCAACAGATTCGGACGAGGGTACGAACGCAGAAATTACTTACTCCTTTACTTTGTATACGCCTGAGAAAACGCAGGAAAAGTTCTCTCTAGATCCCAACAGCGGAGAAATAAGAGTAAAAGACGTGATTGATTTCGAAGAGGTTAAAAGCTTTGAGATGTATGTGGAAGCCAAAGACAAGGCAGTAAATCCCCAGTCTGGTCAATGTAAAATATTGGTATTCATCACTGATCTAAATGACAACTATCCTGAAATTACAATCAATTCATTTCAAGGTTCAATCAAAGAAAGCGACCCTATAGGAACAGTAATAGCGCTCATCAGTGTCAGTGACAGGGATTCTGGAGATAATGGCAAACTTCTTATCTCAATTCAAAATGCAGAGGCGTTACCTTTTGGGCTGAACAAGTCATCCGAGGACTTTTTTGCTCTGACTGTCACCGAGTCACTAGACCGAGAGAAAATCCCTAAATACAATATCGTACTCCATGTGACGGACAGAGGAACTCCACCCTTGAACGATAATGAAATGATCAGTGTTGAAATTCAAGATGTCAACGATAATGCTCCCGTGTTTTCCCAAACCCACTATACTATTCATTTATTGGAAAACAACGAACCTGGGGCTTTGTTATCTTCTCTCACAGCTCATGACCCAGATCTACATGAAAATCAGTATCTTGTTTACGTCATCATTGAAAAAGAGATCGCCAACACGTCCATATCCATGCTGTTTTCCATCAACCCCGAGAACGGAAACCTCTACGCTCTACGCACGTTTGACTACGAAAGAGAAAAGGAGTTTCTGTTTCACATCGAAGCAAGAGACTCCGGAGTCCCTTCCCTTAGCAGTAACGTCACTGTACACATCATCATTCTGGACCAAAACGACAACACCCCACTTATAGTTTCTCCGTGGCGCCCACAGGGCTCTGTCATTGAAGAAATAATCCCAAGATCAGCTGATAAAGGATCTCTTGTCACCAAGGTGATCGCACTGGACGGCGATTCAATGCAGAACTCCCGTATAACATATCAGTTTCTGCAAATCACGGACACAACGCTGTTCAGCTTGGATCAGTACAATGGTGAGGTTCGGACCACACGCATGTTCAGCTACAGGGACCCCAAACACCAACGGGTGGTCATCATTGCCAAAGACAACGGAGAACCTCCTCGCTCGGCCACAGTGACCATCAAGGTGTCAACGGTGGAACAGATGGTGACACACTTTACAGAAACCACAGAGGTGCCTATAGAATACGATCTGTTCACAGATTTAAACCTGTATTTGTTGATCGGTTTGGGCTCAGTGTTGTTTCTGCTGCTCATCACTATTCTGGTCATCTGTGTGCTAAAATGTCAAGAACCCAAACCTTCGAAAGCAGCTACCCAGGGCAGGAACAGCATCATTAGCCAGAGGAACTCAACCATTGCTGACTCTACTCTTATCTCGAGTGATGCCTATTGGTACAGTCTATTTCTGGCAGAGACTAGAAAAGGAAAGGTGGTGGTACGACAGCCCCTCCCTAATGGTACAGGGTTTATTGTGTCAAGTATTCCAGGAAGTGCTGCTCTTACAGAGACCAGCGCGTCAAGATCCACATTACAG GAATCGAGTAGTGATTTACCCTGA